The DNA sequence CGCCGCGCGGGAGACGTTCGAGGAGTGCGGCGTTCTGTTCGCCGGCGCCGCCGACGACCCCGACGTCCTCGTCGACGATGCGTCGGTGTATCGCGAATCGCGCCTGGCGCTGGCCAACCGGTCGCTGTCGTTCGCCGATTTCCTGCGCACCGAGAAGCTGGTGCTGCGGGCGGACCTGCTCCGCCCGTGGGCGAACTGGGTGACACCGGAGGAAGAACGCACCCGCCGCTACGACACCTACTTCTTCGTCGGGGCGTTGCCGGCCGGTCAGCGCGCCGACGGGGAGAACACCGAGACCGATCAGGCCGGCTGGATCACCCCGGAGGAGGCTCTGCGGGATTTCGCCGACGGCCGTTCATTCCTGCTGCCGCCGACCTGGACGCAACTCGACGCGCTGGCCGGCCGCACGGTGGCCGAGGTGCTCGCCGTCGAACGCCGCATCGAGGCGGTGCAGCCCACCCTGGCCGTCCGCGACGGCAACTGGGAGATCGAGTTCTTCGACAGCGACCGGTACAACGCGGCGCGCAATCATCGGGCGCCGTGACGTCATGAGGGAGTTCGTCGGCGTCCACACCGGCGACGAGCAGCCGGGGATCGCCACTCTGCTGCTGTCGCGTCCGCCGACCAATGCGCTGACCCGTCAGGTGTATCGCGAATTGATCTCGGCCGCAGACGAACTCGCCGGCCGCGACGATGTCGGCGCGGTGATCCTGTTCGGCGGGCACGAGATCTTCTCGGCCGGTGACGACGTCCCCGCACTGCGCACCCTCGACGAGGACGAGAGCGCGGCCGCCGCCGACCTGGCCCGCAGGGCCGTCGCCGCGGTGGCGGCCATCCCGAAGCCGACCGTCGCCGCGGTGACCGGCTACGCGCTGGGCAGCGGCCTCACGCTGGCGCTGGCCGCCGACTGGCGCATCAGCGGTGACAACGTCAAGGTCGGGTCGACCGAGATCCTCGCCGGTCTGGCGCCCGGCCCGGACGCCACCGCGCGACTGGCGCGGGCCGTCGGCCTGAGCCACGCCAAGGACCTGGTGTTCTCCGGGCGCTTCGTCGGCGCCGAGGAGGCGCATGCGCTCGGTCTGATCGACGAGCTGGCCGCACCCGACGGCGTCTACGACGCCGCGGTGGCCTGGGGGAAGCGGTTCAGCGCACACCCACCCGAGGTGCTGGCTGCCGCCAAGGCCGCCTTCGCCCGTTAGGCTGCCAGCCATGACGAGTATCGACCACACGTCCGCCGACCTGCCCGCGTCCAACCCGCACGCGACCGCCGAACAGGTCGAGGCCGCGATGACCGACTCGAAGCTCGCCCAAGTGCTCTACCACGACTGGGAAGCCGAGACCTACGACGAGAAATGGTCGATCTCCTACGACCAGCGCTGCGTGGACTACGCCCGCGGCCGGTTCGACGCCGCCGTACCCGAGGAGGTGCAGCGGCAGCTGCCCTACGACCGCGCGCTGGAGCTGGGCTGCGGTACCGGGTTCTTCCTGCTCAACCTGATCCAGGCCGGTGTCGCCCGGCGCGGATCGGTGACCGACCTGTCACCGGGCATGGTGAAGGTGGCCACCCGCAACGGTCAGTCGCTGGGGCTCGACATCGACGGTCGCGTCGCCGACGCCGAGGGAATCCCCTACGACGACGACACCTTCGACCTGGTGGTCGGGCACGCGGTGCTGCACCACATCCCCGACGTCGAACTGTCGTTGCGTGAGGTGATCCGGGTGCTCAAACCGGGCGGCCGGTTCGTGTTCGCCGGTGAGCCGACGACCGTGGGCAACCGCTACGCGCGGGAACTGTCGACGCTGACGTGGCGGATCGCCACCAACGTCACGAAGTTGCCGATGCTGTCGGACTGGCGGCGCCCGCAGACCGAACTCGACGAATCGTCGCGCGCGGCGGCCCTGGAGGCCGTTGTCGATCTGCACACCTTCGACCCGGCCGACCTCGAGAAGATGGCGCGCTCGGCGGGGGCCGTCGAGGTGCGCACGGCCAGCGAGGAATTCACCGCCGCGATGCTGGGCTGGCCGGTCCGCACCTTCGAGGCCGCCGTCCCGCCGGGCCGATTGGGTTGGGGCTGGGCGAAATTCGCGTTCAACAGCTGGACGACGCTGAGCTGGGTCGACGCCAACGTGTGGCGCCGAGTCGTGCCGAAGGGCTGGTTCTACAACGTGATGATCACCGGGGTCAAGCCGTCCTAGGGTTCGATCTCGAATCCGTTGCCTACCTCGGCAGTGACGAGGGGCGGCTGGCCCTGGACGAGGTGGCGGAGCTCCCGCTGACCGCGGCCAGTATCGTCGCCGACATCGCTTCTGTCCGTGCGCGATTCGCCGACCGTGCGGGCGTGCTCGTCGAGACGGTGCGGTTGCGCCGCAAGGCCGCCGACAAACTCCCCGGCACCGCCGACTGGCTCTTCACCGATGAAGCGCTGCAGCAGGCCACCGCCGGTGCCGTCGCCGCGCACCGGGCGCGGCGGCTGGCCGGTGAGCGGGTGCACGATGCGACGTGCTCGATCGGGACCGAGCTTGCCGCACTGGCGGATCGGGCCGACTACGTGGTGGGCAGCGATCTGGATCCGGTGCGGTTGGCGATGGCCCGCCACAACCTCGACAGAGGTGGCGCACGAGTGCCCCTCCTGCGTGCCGACGCACTGCGGCCGGTGACCCGCGACACCGTCGTCCTGCTCGACCCGGCCCGCAGAAGCGGTGGCCGGCGCACCTTCGATCCGCGCGCATACAGCCCGCCGCTCGACGCCGTCCTCGACACGTACGCCGGCCGAGGCTTCGTCGTCAAGTGCGCGCCCGGAGTCGATTTCGCCGCCGTGCGGCGGCTCGGCTTCGCCGGTGAGATCGAGATCGTCTCCCACGGCGGCGGTGTACGCGAGGCGTGTCTGTGGTCAGCCGGGCTGGCGCCGGCCGGTGTGACGCGCCGCGCCAGCATCCTCGACCGCAACGAAGATCTCACCGACGCCGATCCCGAGGACTGCCCGGTGGCGCCGGCGGGACGCTGGATCGTCGACCCGGACGGCGCCGTCGTTCGAGCCGGGCTGGTGCGCCACTACGCGGCTCGGCACGGCCTGTGGCAGCTCGACCCCGAGATCGCCTACCTTTCCGGTGACCGGTTGCCCGACGGCGTACGCGGTTTCGAGGTGCTCGAGCAGGTCGCCTACCAGGAGAAGCGGCTTCGCCAGGCGCTCGCGGCCCACGATGCCGGAGCGCTCGAGATCCTGGTGCGCGGCGTGGATGTCGACCCGGACGCGCTGCGCCGACGGCTCAAGGCCCGCGGCGGTACCGCGTTGTCCGTCGTCGTCACCCGGCTGGGCAGTGGGACCGCAAGCCGGGCAACAGCCTTCCTATGTCGGCCGTCACGTTGACCCGCCACGTACCCTGACGGGAATGAGACGAGTCCTCTCCGTCGCGGCGCTGCTGACCGCCACCGTGCTGACCGGTTGGACCGGCGGCGGTGTGGCGTCGGCGCAGACCGCCTGTGCCGACCTCGGCGGCGCGCTGAACGCCGAGCAGTCCTGTCAGGTGCACGCGTCGACCCCCACCTACACCCTCGACTTCAGCTTCCCGGCCGGCTATCCCGACGAGCAGGCGGTGTCGGCGTACCTGCGCCAGACCCGCGACGGGTTCGTCAACGTGTCGGAGATGCCGGGCTCGCGGGGACTGCCCTACGCGCTGGACGCCAAGGGCACCGCGTACCACTCCGGGCTGGCTCCGCGCGGGACCCAGAGCCTGGTGCTCGAGGTGTACCAGAACGTCGGTGGCGCCCACCCGCAGACCTGGTTCAAGGCGTTCAACTACGACCTCGGCACCCGGGCGCCGATCACGTTCGACACGCTGTTCCGCCCGGGCACCCGTCCGCTGGATCTGGTGTTTCCCGCGGTGCAGACCGAGCTGCAGGCCAAGACCGGGATCGACCAGCCCGTACTGCCCGGCGACGGGCTCGATCCCCAGAGCTACCAGAACTTCGCCATCACCGACGATGCGGTGATCTTCTTCTTCGGGCAGGGCGAACTGCTGCCCGAGGCCGCGGGCGCGACGCAGGCGTCGGTGCCGCGTGCGGTGCTCGCTCCGGTCCTGACGATCTAGGCCCGGGTCCGGTCCGGGGCTCTGCCGGTCGTGGTGTACGACTCCCAGAATCGGGCGTTCGGAATCTGCAGCGGGAGCGGGTCGAAGACCGGGTCCAGACCGGCCTTCTTCTGCTTCTCGTAGTCCCACAGCGCCTTGTACGCCGGTTGCTGCAGGATGATGATGCCGACGATGTTGAGCCAGGCCATGAGGCCGACGCCGATGTCGCCGAGCACCCAGGCCTCGGTGGCGGTCGACACGGCACCGATCACGACCGACACCAATATCAGCGCCTGGAGCAGCATTGTGGCGTTCGAGCCGACGGTGCCACGGATCAACGGGATCTCGACGGTCGACGCGTTGCCGAGCAGGAACCGCAGGTTCGTCTCGGCCATGTAGTAGTAGGCGACGAGAGTGGTGAAGCAGAAGAACGCCAGCGAGACCGCGACGAACGAGGCACCCGCACCGTTCCACAGGGTGTCGAAGCCGACTTGAGCGAACGCCGGTCCCACTTCGGCATCGGCGGGTAGCCGTCCGCCGTCGGCAATCACCGCGCCCGACTCGCTTTCGCCCTCGAATACGCGGTAGGCGCCGGTGGACAGGATGAGGAATCCGGTCGCCGAGCAGACGAACAACGTGTCGACGTAGACCGCGAAGGCCTGCACCAGGCCCTGTTTGGCCGGGTGAGACACCTCCGCCGCGGCCGCAGCGTGGGGACCGGTGCCCTGGCCGGCCTCGTTCGAGTAGATGCCGCGCTTGACGCCCCACATCACCGCCGAACCGATGATCGCGCCGAACGCCGAATCGACGCCGAACGCGCTGGCGAAGATCATGCGGAGGATCTCGGGCACGTCACCGGCATTGAGCAGCACGATGATCATCGCGATCACGATGTACAGAACGGCCATGAACGGCACCACGATGGAGGCGAACGCCGCGATCCGCTTCACGCCGCCGATGATGACGAACGCCAGCACGATGACCGTGCCGACCGCCACCCACCACTTCGACCAACCCCATGCGGAGGTCATCGCCGACGCCATCGAGTTCGACTGCACACTGGGCAACAGCAGGCCGCAGGCCAGCACGGTGACCGCCGCGAAGACGGCGCCGTACACCTTGAACGCCCCGGCCGCCCGGGTGTGCGACAGCGCCCGGCTCAGGTAATACGCCGGGCCGCCACGGTACTCGCCGGTGAGCG is a window from the Mycolicibacterium litorale genome containing:
- a CDS encoding class I SAM-dependent methyltransferase, which produces MTSIDHTSADLPASNPHATAEQVEAAMTDSKLAQVLYHDWEAETYDEKWSISYDQRCVDYARGRFDAAVPEEVQRQLPYDRALELGCGTGFFLLNLIQAGVARRGSVTDLSPGMVKVATRNGQSLGLDIDGRVADAEGIPYDDDTFDLVVGHAVLHHIPDVELSLREVIRVLKPGGRFVFAGEPTTVGNRYARELSTLTWRIATNVTKLPMLSDWRRPQTELDESSRAAALEAVVDLHTFDPADLEKMARSAGAVEVRTASEEFTAAMLGWPVRTFEAAVPPGRLGWGWAKFAFNSWTTLSWVDANVWRRVVPKGWFYNVMITGVKPS
- a CDS encoding NUDIX hydrolase, which encodes MTESAEKSEQTPLVPRPAATVMLIRDTPEGIKVFLMRRHAGMEFVAGVMVFPGGGVDDRDRKADIAWAGPGPAWWADRLGVDGDLAEALVCAAARETFEECGVLFAGAADDPDVLVDDASVYRESRLALANRSLSFADFLRTEKLVLRADLLRPWANWVTPEEERTRRYDTYFFVGALPAGQRADGENTETDQAGWITPEEALRDFADGRSFLLPPTWTQLDALAGRTVAEVLAVERRIEAVQPTLAVRDGNWEIEFFDSDRYNAARNHRAP
- a CDS encoding alanine/glycine:cation symporter family protein, whose translation is MSEFLDVVNGYVWSNALVYLCLGAGIYFSIRSRFVQVRQVPEMVRLMLHGEKSPSGVSSFQALTMSLAGRVGTGNIAGVATAIAFGGPGALFWMWTVAFLGASTSFVECTLGQIYKTRDPLTGEYRGGPAYYLSRALSHTRAAGAFKVYGAVFAAVTVLACGLLLPSVQSNSMASAMTSAWGWSKWWVAVGTVIVLAFVIIGGVKRIAAFASIVVPFMAVLYIVIAMIIVLLNAGDVPEILRMIFASAFGVDSAFGAIIGSAVMWGVKRGIYSNEAGQGTGPHAAAAAEVSHPAKQGLVQAFAVYVDTLFVCSATGFLILSTGAYRVFEGESESGAVIADGGRLPADAEVGPAFAQVGFDTLWNGAGASFVAVSLAFFCFTTLVAYYYMAETNLRFLLGNASTVEIPLIRGTVGSNATMLLQALILVSVVIGAVSTATEAWVLGDIGVGLMAWLNIVGIIILQQPAYKALWDYEKQKKAGLDPVFDPLPLQIPNARFWESYTTTGRAPDRTRA
- a CDS encoding esterase — its product is MRRVLSVAALLTATVLTGWTGGGVASAQTACADLGGALNAEQSCQVHASTPTYTLDFSFPAGYPDEQAVSAYLRQTRDGFVNVSEMPGSRGLPYALDAKGTAYHSGLAPRGTQSLVLEVYQNVGGAHPQTWFKAFNYDLGTRAPITFDTLFRPGTRPLDLVFPAVQTELQAKTGIDQPVLPGDGLDPQSYQNFAITDDAVIFFFGQGELLPEAAGATQASVPRAVLAPVLTI
- a CDS encoding THUMP-like domain-containing protein translates to MVLQRDDHRGQAVLGFDLESVAYLGSDEGRLALDEVAELPLTAASIVADIASVRARFADRAGVLVETVRLRRKAADKLPGTADWLFTDEALQQATAGAVAAHRARRLAGERVHDATCSIGTELAALADRADYVVGSDLDPVRLAMARHNLDRGGARVPLLRADALRPVTRDTVVLLDPARRSGGRRTFDPRAYSPPLDAVLDTYAGRGFVVKCAPGVDFAAVRRLGFAGEIEIVSHGGGVREACLWSAGLAPAGVTRRASILDRNEDLTDADPEDCPVAPAGRWIVDPDGAVVRAGLVRHYAARHGLWQLDPEIAYLSGDRLPDGVRGFEVLEQVAYQEKRLRQALAAHDAGALEILVRGVDVDPDALRRRLKARGGTALSVVVTRLGSGTASRATAFLCRPSR
- a CDS encoding enoyl-CoA hydratase; translated protein: MREFVGVHTGDEQPGIATLLLSRPPTNALTRQVYRELISAADELAGRDDVGAVILFGGHEIFSAGDDVPALRTLDEDESAAAADLARRAVAAVAAIPKPTVAAVTGYALGSGLTLALAADWRISGDNVKVGSTEILAGLAPGPDATARLARAVGLSHAKDLVFSGRFVGAEEAHALGLIDELAAPDGVYDAAVAWGKRFSAHPPEVLAAAKAAFAR